One window from the genome of Oryctolagus cuniculus chromosome 1, mOryCun1.1, whole genome shotgun sequence encodes:
- the LOC100359184 gene encoding caspase-13: MAEYKDVLKEMESAGKAIAGSFMDNLVKKKVIKLEKAKREKFYDAKTHKKAQILVDSLREKCHEEDQKLTETFLNIDQNSTGMQEIKAGPEDSAESTDVLKLCPSEKFLRLCKERAGEIYPIKDKKDRTRLALIICNIEFQHLPLRSGAQFDISGMKRLLEDLGYSVVVKVKLTAKAMESVLQEFAARPEHNSSDSTFVVLMSHGILDGICGIMHSDKTQDVLPYDTVFRTLNNRNCISLRDKPKVIIVQACRGANHGEVWFSDSPMALANSSSQLPENLQDDGIYKTHVEKDFIAFCSSTPHNLSWRDITKGSLFITQLISCFQKYSWCCHLEEVFRKVQQSFEKPSVKAQMPTIERLSMTRYFFLFPGN; the protein is encoded by the exons AATACAAGGATGTACTTAAGGAGATGGAATCCGCGGGCAAAGCTATTGCAGGTAGCTTTATGGAtaatttggtgaaaaaaaaagtgataaaattgGAGAAAGCGAAGAGGGAAAAGTTTTATGATGCCAAAACTCACAAAAAGGCCCAAATCTTGGTGGACTCTCTTCGAGAGAAGTGCCATGAAGAAGATCAAAAGCTTACTGAAACCTTTCTTAACATTGACCAAAATTCTACTGGTATGCAAG AAATCAAGGCTGGACCAGAGGATTCAGCAGAATCTACAGATGTTCTCAAGCTTTGTCCATCTGAAAAATTCCTGAGACTCTGTAAAGAAAGAGCTGGAGAG ATCTACCCAATAAAGGACAAAAAGGATCGCACTCGCCTGGCTCTCATCATATGCAACATAGAGTTTCAGCATCTTCCTCTGAGGAGTGGGGCTCAGTTTGACATCTCAGGGATGAAGAGGCTGCTTGAGGACCTGGGTTACAGTGTGGTTGTGAAAGTGAAACTCACAGCCAAG GCTATGGAGTCAGTGCTGCAGGAGTTTGCTGCTCGGCCAGAGCACAATTCTTCAGATAGCACATTTGTGGTGCTCATGTCTCATGGCATCCTGGATGGAATCTGTGGCATTATGCATAGTGACAAAACACAAGATGTGCTACCTTATGACACTGTATTCCGGACACTCAACAACCGCAACTGCATCAGTCTGAGGGACAAACCCAAGGTCATCATTGTACAGGCCTGCAGGGGTG CAAATCATGGAGAAGTGTGGTTTAGTGACTCTCCAATGGCCTTGGCAAACAGCTCTTCACAGTTGCCTGAGAATCTGCAGGATGATGGCATTTACAAGACCCATGTGGAGAAGGATTTCATTGCTTTCTGCTCTTCAACACCAC ATAATCTGTCCTGGAGAGACATCACAAAGGGCTCTCTGTTCATCACACAACTCATCTCCTGCTTCCAAAAGTATTCCTGGTGCTGTCATCTAGAGGAAGTATTTCGGAAG GTCCAACAATCATTTGAAAAACCAAGTGTGAAAGCCCAGATGCCCACCATTGAGCGACTGTCTATGACAAgatacttctttctctttcctggtaACTGA